The window GATGGTATACAGCATGGTTTTCGCTAAGTTTGCGCGAGCACCGAAGAACTGCATTTGTTTACCAACAATCATTGGGCTGACGCAACATGCGATTGCGTAGTCATCGTTATCGAAATCTGGACGCATCAAGTCATCGTTTTCATACTGAACTGATGAGGTATCGATAGACACTTTCGCCGCGAATTTTTTGAAATTCATTGGCAGTTTTTCTGACCACAGGATAGTCATGTTTGGCTCAGGAGATGGGCCCATGGTATACAGTGTGTTCAGGAAACGGAATGTGCTTTTCGTTACCAGAGTACGACCATCAAGGCCCATACCCGCTAATGATTCAGTTGCCCAGATTGGGTCACCAGAGAACAGCTCATCGTATTCAGGCGTACGTAAGAAACGTACCATACGCAGTTTCATGACTAAGTGGTCAATCAGTTCTTGCGCTTGTTGTTCGGTGATTTTACCTGCTTCTAAGTCACGTTGGATATACACGTCTAAGAAGGTAGAAACACGACCAAATGACATTGCAGCACCGTTTTGTGATTTAACTGCGGCTAAGTAACCGAAGTAAGTCCACTGTACTGCTTCTTGTGCGTTTGTTGCTGGTGCAGAAATATCGTAACCGTATTTTGCAGCCATTTCTTTCATTTGACCCAATGCACGGTGCTGTTCAGCAATTTCTTCGCGCAGTTGGATAGTCATTTGTAAGTCTTCACCTTTTTCTAATCTTTCTTGCAAAGAGGTGAATTGGTTAAATTTGTCTTTCATCAGGAAATCAATACCGTACAGTGCAACACGACGGTAGTCACCGATGATACGACCTCGACCATATGCATCAGGCAGACCTGTTAAGATACCTGATTTACGGCATTTTAAGATGTCTGGCGTATAAACGTCGAAAACACCTTGGTTGTGAGTTTTACGGTATTCAGTGAAGATTTTTTTGATTTCTGGATCTAAAGTACGGTCGTATGCTTTACATGAGCCTTCAACCATTTTGATACCACCGAACGGGATAAGACCACGTTTCAGAGGTGCATCAGTTTGTAAACCAACGATTGTTTCTAATTCTTTAGTAATATAACCAGCATCATGGGAAGTGATGGTTGATGCGACATCTGTGTCAAAATCAACTGGCGCATGAGTGCGGTTTTCGATTTTGATCCCTTCCATGACTTTATCCCACAACTTGTCAGTTGCTGGAGTAGAGCCTGCTAAGAAAGATTCATCACCTTCATATGGAGTGTAGTTTTTCTGGATGAAGTCACGTACATCGACGTTGTCCTGCCAGTTACCTTGGTTAAAACCTTGCCATGCTAAAGCGAATTTTTCATTTAACTCGGACATGATACTTTTACCTTTTAACAATGGATCTTTTAGGGATCTTAATAAATCTTTTCGTGTGTGTCAGTGGCTATTAGTGTTTTTGGCCACTACGTAAATGCATAAACCAATAAATGAGGCCGACTAAAATCGCGCCGCCAATAATATTCCCGATAGTGACTGGAATTAAGTTATCTGTAATAAAATTACCAACCGTTAGATGTGAAAATTGGTCTGGAGACATATTTATTTGAGACCAATATTCAGCAGGAGCGAACTCTTTAATCATAATGCCTAACGGGATCATGAACATGTTTGCGATACTATGTTCAAAACCGCTCGCCACAAACATCGCGACAGGTAAAACTAAAACGACCAGTTTATCAGTTAAACTACGGCCGGAGTAACTCATCCAAACCGCAAGGCAAACCATTAAATTTGCTAAAATTCCTAATGCAACAGCTTCAATAAAGGTATGGTGTAATTTATGGCTGGTGGTTTGTAATACATTTAACCCCCATTGGCCATTGGCTGCGGTGTATTGCCCTGCAAACCAAATTAGTGCAACAAAGAATAACGCACCAATTAAGTTACCAATATAGACATTAAACCAGTTGCGGAACATTTGCCCCCAAGTAATTCTACCTGTGGCTTTTGAGACGATAGTGAGTACGGTGGAGGTGAAAAGGTCTGCGCCACATACAACCACTAACATCAGACCTAAGGAGAAACAAATCCCGCCAATAAGTTTAGTGAAACCATAAGGCGCTTCAGCTGCCCCGGTTGTTGCTGTGATATAGAATACAAACGCGATAGAGATAAAAATACCGGCAGTGAATGCTGACAAGTAAGTAATTGCAGGATGTTTATTTGCCTTATAAAAAGAGGCATCATCTGCGACTTGCGCCATTACAGCTGGTGGCAATAAATTAAAAGGGTTGTCAGCTTTCATACCAACACTCTCTTACAAAGTTGATTAATTATAGCACGCAATAATAGTAACAAAGGGGATAAATGGGAAATTTGATATGGATCATGAACTCGCTAGAGAGAGAGGTAAAAATGGTTAATGCAATGTTAAAATCAAGCGTAACCTAATGAAATAAATGATAAAAATATTTTTTAAAATTTATTAAAAATTTTTATAAAGTCAATTTTAAGCATCAGAATAAGTAAAAATATACGCGTAAATGTTAACTATTTAACATGAATATGATCCCTTTGGCATAAAATTTAACTTATGTTTGCATAATACCCTATTTAATTAGGGGGGATCCCGATATATCTTTCTTAGCTAAACTGTCTTTTTGCAATATTTATCTAACAATTATGCAAATAATAAAAGATTCATATAAATTAATCTATGAATTAAAGTGATATGTCTTAATGAAGTAATCCGTTTTTATCGTTATGGCTAGGTATAAAACTCAATATTTTCCAGTGTATTCAGTTCTTGCTCGATGCGTTCACGGCTCGTTAATAGTATTTTGATGACCTGATCGATTTTTTGCTCATTGATACGGAAAGTGGGGATAGACACGCTAATTGCTGCTATGATTTTATCCCGCTGACGTAACGCGACAGCATAACAGGTTGTCTCTTCATTTATTTCTTTATTATCAATTGCATAGCTGTTTTTTCTGACGTCATCAAGTTGCTGGCGTAGTTCCGCTAGAGTTTGCACACTGTATTGAGTTAAAGGGGTAAAACCCGAAGGGTAAAGCTGGGAAATTTGCTGGTCACTGTAATTGAAAATCATGGCCTTACCCAGTGCAGAATATATAGCAGGTAAGCGAGTACCAATATTAGAGATTAATTGAACTTTTTGCGCTGATTGAACTTTATCAATGTATAGCACATCAGCACCATCTAAAATCCCCATTTGGCACACTTCATTGCATTCATCTACGATATGTACCATTTCCCGATGAACCATTTTGAGCCAATAGGATTTTTCGAAAAATGAGCGGGAAAGGAGCGAGCAGGCGATACCTAAATAATATAGTTGGCTATTGTCATCATAATTAATATATCGATGTTCAACCAACGTTTTTAAGATAGGATAAATCGTCCCCTTTAAGATTTGTGTTTTATCAGAAAGTTGTGTCAAAGAAAGCCCAGTATTTTCAGCCGATAAAACTTGCAGTATTTCTAATACCCGAATTGTCGGCATGTGCCCCGTAGACATTAAACTACCTCCCTGATTAATTTTGTCGCTATTCTAGGTTTAAAATACCACTATGTAAATCATCTCAGAAATACCTTTAGTCTCAAATTGGTCATTCTTAATGATGGGTAAAGTCATCCAAAAGGCGTGAGCTTGCTCAAAATTTAGTAATAAAAAAAACAACTCCCAGCCAGTTTAATGGCTATTTTCTCACTTTAAATTCCTTTTTAATCAAATTGTTATATTTGGACTATATATGGATTGAATGAATTTGACTCAATCAGTAATTCATGATTTCTTGTTGTTTGTTTTTATTTGTGAATGCAGTTTGTATATATGAACAATAATCAGCAAGGAGATTATCGGTATGGAAAGTCGTTATATCACGCCAGTAGTGACCATTTTTGATGACAAAGGTCGAGTGGATACAGAACAAAACATACGTGTTTATGACTCATTGAAAGGCAAGGTCTCTGGTTTTGTCACTATGGGCAGCACGGGGGAATTTTTTGCGCTCAATATGCAGAGCTCAAAAACATTAATCGACCTATGTGGTCGTTATCCAAAGGAGGAAATGCGTGTTTATGCAGGGGCAAGCCGCCTTGATGTGCAAGAGTCGATTGAATTAGCTAACTACGCATACGAAAAAGGAATTGATGGAGTGATGATTATCAGTCCATATTATTTTCCGTTGGATGATGAAGGTGTTTTTCGTTTTTACAGTACGATAGCAGCAAAAACATCTGCTAACATTTTCATTTATAACTTTCCTGAACGAACAGGTTATTCTGTCTCTCCAGATGTTTGCCTACGTTTAGCGGATAAATACCCCAATATCATCGGGTTGAAAGATACCATTCCTGATACGACTCATACTGCCCAAGTAATTGAAACGGTGAAATCACGCTTGCCTCATTTTGAGGTATACGCAGGTTACGATAATAACTTTGCTCATGTGATGCTATCGGGAGGAAATGGTTGTATTGGTGGGCTTTCAAATATTGTTCCGCAATTTTTCGCATCATGGATGCAGGCGTTTACCCAAGGTGATTTAGCGTTAATAGCGAAACACCAACAACGAGTAGACCAATTGATGGCTATATATGGTGTCAATGCGCCATTTATCCCAACCTTTAAAAAAGCGTTGCAACTAAAAGGTGTGATTAATTCAGACTATTGTACAGCTCCATTTATTGGGTTGAACAATAAACAGGTTGAGCAACTTCAGCAGTTATTAACCCTTGCTGATTCACCACTCTGACTTTTCCTGAATCAAACACAATAGAACATCTTATCAACAGGGAAAAATATCATGGCGACAATCAAAGCTTATAACAATCCTGTTTTAAATTCTGCGATAGCTAAATCGTGGAAACGTTTAGTACCTCTGATGTTTATTTTATATTTTGTTGCATTCATTGACCGGGTCAATGTGGGTTTTGCTAAAGATGCAATGCAAGTCGACATTGGTTTGTCTGATTCTGCGTTTGCTTTTGGTGCAGGTATTTTCTT is drawn from Providencia huaxiensis and contains these coding sequences:
- the pflB gene encoding formate C-acetyltransferase, yielding MSELNEKFALAWQGFNQGNWQDNVDVRDFIQKNYTPYEGDESFLAGSTPATDKLWDKVMEGIKIENRTHAPVDFDTDVASTITSHDAGYITKELETIVGLQTDAPLKRGLIPFGGIKMVEGSCKAYDRTLDPEIKKIFTEYRKTHNQGVFDVYTPDILKCRKSGILTGLPDAYGRGRIIGDYRRVALYGIDFLMKDKFNQFTSLQERLEKGEDLQMTIQLREEIAEQHRALGQMKEMAAKYGYDISAPATNAQEAVQWTYFGYLAAVKSQNGAAMSFGRVSTFLDVYIQRDLEAGKITEQQAQELIDHLVMKLRMVRFLRTPEYDELFSGDPIWATESLAGMGLDGRTLVTKSTFRFLNTLYTMGPSPEPNMTILWSEKLPMNFKKFAAKVSIDTSSVQYENDDLMRPDFDNDDYAIACCVSPMIVGKQMQFFGARANLAKTMLYTINGGVDEKLKMQVGPKHAPIMDEVLDFDTVMNQMDHFMDWLATQYVTALNCIHFMHDKYSYEASLMALHDRDVYRTMACGIAGLSVAADSLSAIKYAKVKPIRDEDGIAIDFEIEGEYPQFGNNDSRVDDIACDLVERFMKKIQKLPTYRNAVPTQSILTITSNVVYGKKTGNTPDGRRAGAPFGPGANPMHGRDQKGAVASLTSVAKLPFAYAKDGISYTFSIVPNALGKDDDVRKTNLAGLMDGYFHHEASIEGGQHLNVNVMNREMLLDAMENPEKYPQLTIRVSGYAVRFNSLTKEQQQDVITRTFTSTM
- the focA gene encoding formate transporter FocA, translating into MKADNPFNLLPPAVMAQVADDASFYKANKHPAITYLSAFTAGIFISIAFVFYITATTGAAEAPYGFTKLIGGICFSLGLMLVVVCGADLFTSTVLTIVSKATGRITWGQMFRNWFNVYIGNLIGALFFVALIWFAGQYTAANGQWGLNVLQTTSHKLHHTFIEAVALGILANLMVCLAVWMSYSGRSLTDKLVVLVLPVAMFVASGFEHSIANMFMIPLGIMIKEFAPAEYWSQINMSPDQFSHLTVGNFITDNLIPVTIGNIIGGAILVGLIYWFMHLRSGQKH
- a CDS encoding IclR family transcriptional regulator encodes the protein MSTGHMPTIRVLEILQVLSAENTGLSLTQLSDKTQILKGTIYPILKTLVEHRYINYDDNSQLYYLGIACSLLSRSFFEKSYWLKMVHREMVHIVDECNEVCQMGILDGADVLYIDKVQSAQKVQLISNIGTRLPAIYSALGKAMIFNYSDQQISQLYPSGFTPLTQYSVQTLAELRQQLDDVRKNSYAIDNKEINEETTCYAVALRQRDKIIAAISVSIPTFRINEQKIDQVIKILLTSRERIEQELNTLENIEFYT
- a CDS encoding dihydrodipicolinate synthase family protein is translated as MESRYITPVVTIFDDKGRVDTEQNIRVYDSLKGKVSGFVTMGSTGEFFALNMQSSKTLIDLCGRYPKEEMRVYAGASRLDVQESIELANYAYEKGIDGVMIISPYYFPLDDEGVFRFYSTIAAKTSANIFIYNFPERTGYSVSPDVCLRLADKYPNIIGLKDTIPDTTHTAQVIETVKSRLPHFEVYAGYDNNFAHVMLSGGNGCIGGLSNIVPQFFASWMQAFTQGDLALIAKHQQRVDQLMAIYGVNAPFIPTFKKALQLKGVINSDYCTAPFIGLNNKQVEQLQQLLTLADSPL